From the Juglans microcarpa x Juglans regia isolate MS1-56 chromosome 3D, Jm3101_v1.0, whole genome shotgun sequence genome, the window CCCATTAGTTGCCATAATTTTAGGTCCACCAAGTTGCATGTGGGAGCTGTATACTTCCCGGCCAAGAAGCTTGTTTAGAGCAGAAAAACCAGTTAGAATTATGGGCTGATCAAGCCGCTGTATACACCTCATCCCAAGCCGAGCTAGATAAGCACCTATTCCAACAGTTCTGCCAGTCACATATGTTAAGGTAAAAGTTTCCTTGTATGCCCTTGAATATGCACCAGCAATTGCCCCACTGCCAGTTAAGTTTTCAACTCCCAAGCCATCATCCTTCCCCACAATGGTATCTATAACCCATCTGGTCTCTCCATTAGCCAACTTTAGTTCATGTGCTATCACAGATGATCTGATCCGAGCATAATCATCAGggtttaaatatacatattggAAACCACGCTCTGGGCTTGATTCATCAGACCAACCAACTTTAAAGCAGGCTTTGACTTCATCAGCCACCCCAATACGAGCACCAGAGTTTGCTGCCAGATAAATTAATGGGATTTTCTTATCACAAGCGAGATCAGTTACTGCAAGGAAGAATGCATCCTCTTTTGGGCCAAAAGAACCAGCTTTGAAGGTCACATCATTTGCTACTACCAGTATCTTCCTTCCAAAAGGGAACTCAGGAGTAGACAATTCCATAAACCAGGCTACCATGCCAACATCATTAAGCGCAGGTGGACGCTCCACAGGAATAAGAGGAGTACCCCAGGCACCACTTTGGTCAGCAAATTTGAGCTCGGTGACTTGGAGAGTAACTTTATCCTTGGGCTTTTTAATACCTGCAGACAGGACTGCCCATGACTGTTCCAGTGCTGTCTCAAATGCCTGCAACCAACATTTCCTCAGGTGACTATTTGAGATGCTTCTCTATAtcaggtagagagagagagagagagagagagagagagagagtttgtaaAATACTCATATATGGTGCTCACCAGAGGAAAATCATAGCAGTAAGTGGTGTTGCTTCTCCTGGCCAAAAGTCGTTTCCTATCGAGAACTCCCAAACACTGATATTGTGCATTCACTGGCACACCATGTAGTGGACCCAAACTAGAGACCGAATGGTAGATCACTCTTTTTGTGCTGATATCCTCTAGTTCTCGATATGTCTGAATATTGTATCAAAGAATAATGACAATTTAGAACTTAATCAACCtagatattaatttaaaataggaATCCTAGTGTTACCACTGAATTTACTAATACTGAGAATTTTATAACTCTCCTATATGGGTATATTATTACATGAAATGCTATTTCCCAGACAGTCAACACTAAGGAAAGACCAAAACTACCCTTAACTACCTACCTTTTATACACAATACTAACTTTTGTACATCCCTGTCCATCGTCATGCTTCCATACTTATCTTCAATTCATCCAAACAATATAAGCACAGTAGTTTAGTTAGGCATATAAATGCAGTCCAATCATTGGTCAACGAagagcttttgtttttttggagaGGTATGTTTCTATCAAATGGTTTGATTATCAAAGCCTGTAGGCCAGTTTTTACACAGGTCTAACATGACAAACATAAATTGAGAATGGTGTACATACACACCATACTGAGGCATCACCAATAAACAGAGGAAAGATCAAAACTACCCTTAGCTACCTACCTTTTATACACACTACTAACTTTTGTACATCTCTGTCCATCGCCATGCTTTCATACTTATCTTCAATTCATCCAAACAATATAAGCACAGTAGTTTACTTAGGCATATTTTTTTTGGAGAGGTATGTTTCTATCAAATGGTTTGATTATCAAAGCCTGTAGGCCAGGTTTTAAACAGGTCTAACATGACAAACATAAATTGAGAATGGTGTACATACACGCCATACTGAGGCATCACCAATAGGCTACATTAGATTCTAAAAACCAACATATCAGCTTTCTAAATACTTACTATTAGTGCCAACCATAGATTTCTTCATTAAGAACTTCTTAATAGTTTGTAGAAAATTGATCCATCAGCAAAAGTTAAGGTCTATTATAAGTTTAACCTGTGATGCTAATTAATTACTGACGTATGGTTCAGCAGCTACTCAACTTTTTAGCAACTTTTGCAACCGAATGTTTACATTTTTCGAGTTGAAAAGGCATGACTGGGTGGAACCCTTTCTTGAAAACTATAAATCATAAACACACTTACATGTACAGTGCAGGTATGACCAGTCACATTTGTTACCACGACCCTCCATGCACCATTTGCCTGTCTAGAAGAAGCCATCCAAAGCTTCACTTCCCACTCACAGACCCCTAATCTATGCATTCTTACACCAACAGACGTATGAATTTCATGTGCCAGTTCCTTCAAGATTGCCTCAACAGCACTTTCTTCTGCCTCAGCATCTATGTCAACCCTCCTagcaaacatattttaattgtaaGACCCCAGTAATGAAGTTCACATcttattctgaaaaaaaaaccaatgatcttaaaataaacataattacTTTGAATAAGGCACAAGATCATCTATTTGCTGCTCCCGTAGAATATAAAGGTACATATGGGCATGATCAGACTTGACAGTAGTATTGTGTGTATTAAGTTCCAACTCCTCCATTGCAGCCATTAATGACCTTAAAATGCTCCTTGAAGTAAAAGACATAGCCCTTTGGCTACGTGTTGTTTCAGCATCCAGCTGCTGATATGCTGTCCCTTCATCTGACGTGGATTGTCTTACAAGCGTTCTCAGGAACATTCTTCGGATTGGTAGTGGCTTGTCCACAAGAGTGTACAAGTGCCATTGACGGTCCCGGGAAGGGGTATACCGTATATTCTCGTAACCTTTAAGCTTTTCCTGCATTAagacaaatatttataatttatcagaTGGATTGATATGAAATTATGGCTTTTGTGTCATTTTTAAGCAAATACAGAAGGCTGAACCATATATCAGCTAACCAGTTCAAGGTAAATGGACAGAGGAGGCTCCAGATGGCGCAATAGAGGCTCCTCCTCAAAGTAGAGCTTTTCTGCCGACCAGGGGAAGGAGTGCCTCATAGGAGCTCGCCCTTCATCCCTCTGTATGATACAACTTATTACTCCAACACCTGCAGCACGTAGGCTAGAGCCTACTTCTTTCTCTTTAAGTATTTTGGCTAACTTGTTAATTCTCTCTTGTGCCTGATCTTCATCACCACTGTAAAGCATCAAAGGATAGTTCTCGTGAATAAGGGGTATTGTTATAAATGTTCTGATCACTAGATTGAAAATTAGAAACTTCATCTCTCTGGCAAACATTTGACGTGAGGAAAGATGAGGGAGGATGAAGGAAAAACCatagaagaggaggaagattttaaaaagaaactgTAAGCCATTGCTTGGTATCCTAAATAGGGAAGTCAAGTCCTTGAGGCTATATATGCAATTCAATTCCAAGTAAACGAGTTGTTATTAAATTTTGaccaaatattaattaatgctagcacagataaatttaaataaaatctcagtTTCTATATGATACAGAAATAAATTACTATTTATCCTTTGAGGCTACATATTTTAATGCGAGTAAAAAGGGCATTAAATTACCTATCCTGAAGTAAACTCATCTGGTTGTTGATGCCAACTAATGCAATATGCATCATATTACCAAAGTTAGCTGGTTCTACCAATCCATTTGGAACTGCTTCATGAAGGCTGTGGGTCGTTTCTCTAATTGCGGCATCGATAattgatggaagaaattgaagTGACTTAATAATGACCATGGCTCCCCAATTTCTCTCGCTGTGTTTCTCAACTAGTTTTTGTTCAGACATTTGATCTTCACTCCCATTCTTTCTCTCAATATGCTCTTCCAAAAACTCCCATGAAGCAATAAGACCAGATCTGTGCCACTGCATCCTCACACTCCCCTTTACAAGATAGGGCTGATGCCAAATAAACAGAGTGAAACAAGGAAAttattgatattaaaataatcagAAAGTTACAAGAGCTTGAATCATACCTGGTATAGCCTACGAACATAAGTCTCCACAACCCGTCTTTGAAGGGTGTGATCACTGTGGTCAAAGAGACCTATAAGGGCATCTTCAACTGCCAAAGGAGCACTAACGAGATCCTCCATTCTTTCATTAATGGCACTTTTTCTCTTGGGAGTATCCATATTTTCACCATCCTCAGTAAACATCTCTAATTCAGAAAGACTTCTAGCTATGCTGGAACGAAGTTCACTCAGTTTAGTTTGTTCCAGCAGTTGGCTTGCCTTTAGTGCcaactgcaaaaaaaaaaaaaaaatgtaaaaaaaaaaaaaaatgctttagaaCATGGAAATAAACACCGACACtaataaaagaagaaagggaaagataAGCCAAGAAGAGTAAACAACATATCCTCTACCCACGGTAGAGTAAGAAGTGATTATTTACAATCTAATAAGGTAAAGAACATAAAactaaatcttaaaaattaacTATTCATGCTTGAGAAACTCTCTGAAAAGCCCAACCTCAGAATAATTCGTATGGTTTAGTACAGAGAACCGGATTAGTGTATCTCTGTATGCAGCAGGATTAGGGTAAACAAGTTGTTCCAGGAGTTGCAGTATCAGCTTATTTTTACTCCTGACACCCTGCAGGGAATCAAATGCACATAGTTATATCATAACGAATTTTATGGAACTCTAAAATAGACAAGGGCAACCTAGCCGAGTGTGTAATAATTTGTACCTGGTGTGAAAGCACAATATCCACAACCTTCAAAAGATCTTTCTTGTACTGAAGACGAAGGCGTTCAATTACATCAGCCTGGACAAGACAATTTACAAACGAAATTTGTGGAATCATACCCAGTTCCAGAAATGTTTGGCTTGTAAGGACTAATAACAAGCTTGAAGGACATACACCAGTCTTCAAGACATTTAACTACTGTGCCTTGATCCAACTTTAGAAAAAGTAAATGCTCAAATGTGAAGAGTGCATTGAAATATACACATTGATAGAGTTATGAAAGTTCTAAAAAAAagctggaaagaaaaagaggagagagaattgataaacataatattataaatggCTGTTCAGCATGCTTTGGTGAATCTAGCTGAAATGACAAGGCAGTGTGACAgcaatcaaaggtttttcacaCATAGAAGGAAAACCAGAATTCCATGAGAAAATTCAAGTTGGGACAAGACCTAAGAAAGACAATCTAGAAGAGCAGAGGAAGAACACAATTAGGAGCACCAAAGCCCCAATCTAATGCTTCAATCAAAGCCAGCAGAATTTACAGAAGGCCACAAAAGATTGGTGTTGGCTGTCCCTAATATGCAGCAAAAGATACATGCAATAGCGAGTAACATCGAAGAAAAATCTGTGTTCCATGCAGCAGGCTTACCTGGATGTTGTCACTGAATAATTCTTCAACAGACAAATACTCCTCAAAAAGCGACTGAACAATGACCCGGGCATGACTCTCTCTTCCACCCTCGTAAGACCTTACCAGACTCAACAATGGTTCAACAAGCCTTTCTTGGGCTCCCTTTTCTTTATCAGGACAGGAAGATAGATGGGCCTGCAGTAAAAGAAGCATTTAAACTTAGTGTGTTGCAATTGTGAGGAAACAAAAATTAACCTAAAATGAGGAATTTGAAATAGGAAACTCACTTCAAGAGCACCCCGTAATAATTTTGCAGGAAAATCAACATTCTGGGAGCTTGAAGTCCCCTCAAACTGCTTATATTTTGATTCCAGCTGAAAATTATTCACGGTTGAAGGCCAAATcagaattaaatattattctacAGTCTCTATGTGAGCATAAAACTGGAAAGAAGACCTAGAAGATATTTACCTCATTCTTGAGTTCCTTTGGAAGGCGATTTGCCAGAACAGCCAAGCACTCTTGCCACTGAAGAAAAGGGAGTTCGGGACTATCAAGGCAGTTGAGCAAGTTTTGCACCACCTGAAATTGTCAAACTACTCGATAAGACTGGTATTATGTCAAATTTAGTAAGGTTCATAATACGGTTTGAGGCTCCAAGTCATGAGTGGAACAAGGTAACAAAGTACTTACTTCATCTATGTTGTGTTCATATCCTGCAAGAATCATTTGGGCTATGTTTAAACTTGCAGCACATCGCTGATGAACCTTACCAGAAATCGCAGTTGGAGGCCCCAGGATTGGGAAGCTCCCATGAAAAGGTTCTGCTTTTCTTACAGCAGAAGGATCATCTAGATCAAGCCTAGCTATAAGTTCACCAGCCTACAAAAAAAGTGACTTCTTAACATCTGTCAAAATATTCAATGTCATAATTCTATGTTGAACAAAATGTACCTGCATTGCTTGACCTTCTGACATTTTAAAGTGGATAACTCCAGAAGCCGGTGAAAGAAGAGGCATACACATCTTCATAACCTCAACCTCTGCATATGGTGTGTCAGCATCTATATGGCTACCATCCAAAACCAGATACCTTAGAAGTTTGCATGGTGTCTCTGCTACCAACTTCGATGGATCATGGTCATTCTGGAGACAAGCAAATATTGGCAACAAATGTCACCATGCTGGGGAAAGATGGAAAGTAGGGgatgagaagagaaaaaaattaagagcaCCTGAAGTAAGCAAGTCCTTCCATCAATGAGAAGGCGAGTTCCAGCTGCTTCTTCCTCGGCATATATAACATGACTGTTTCCATCCAACTGTAAGCAAATTGACACTACCAGTCACGGTCACTTACATAACTTCGAATCAACAAGATAGCAAGGAATCACACACAATAACAGTCACAGTCATGTACACAACAATAGAAAAGTTAGCAAGGTTCCACAGTGATATTTTCAGTTAAGAATTTATACAGCCTAAATTCTTAGCTTGTAATGAACCAATCTTCCACTCTGATACTTCACATGTTTGGACTAATATGCATACAGACATTATTACGAATGCATGCACAAGTGCACATAAAGGCATGCGCACAAGCACGCGTGCACCCATACATTCATATGTATGCATGGCACAGCTATCGTACAGCCAGATAAATAGTTGACAGAACAAACATATACATAGTAAACTATAGATAGTTGACAAAAATTAgattgaaaaagattataaagtGTGACTATattcagaaaattttaaataataacaatttaCTTTAGTAGCTTTATTTTTGCATACCCAGTATACCTTCTAAATTTAAACAGTTACAAGCAAGACTGCAACTATACATATAGCAATAAATACAAAATGTTCAAGAGTAAAAACTTGCCTGCATCAACAAACCCCCATCACGTAAAGTATGTATCTCTGCTTCAATCTCTGAGTCATTCATCCTCAACCTATAGCTTCCCGGCCCTCCCCTAGCCATGTCAATCTAGAAACAGTTTTCCATCATGTTGGTGAAATGTATTAATAACCATATCAGCCACAAGTCTCCAAAATTCTTGATGCTTCAAAGGAACCTTTATAATGAATTGACATCATTGGAACACATACCGTATATTTGCTTCCTTCAATGTTCAAGGACACTTGAGAGTGGACAAGTGATATGTGCTGCAAAGATTTATAaacattaacatggaaataatTAATTCAACATGACATCAAAATTAGGACCtaaaatatagtattatttatcTTAGTACCTTGGGTGGGATTTGCCCCTTTTCAAGATAACCAACATAATCTGAAACCATAGCTGCACTGCTAGCAGACGCTTTCTGAGTTGGACACAgtagaatatataaattaacttaTTCTATGACAGAACACCCCATGGAATCCAGAAAATAATGGAAACAGGTGTGCTTACAAGTAGAGAGCCTCCAACAACGGAGAGATACCAAGGAGGCCTTTCTGCTCTAACTCGCATAGCAATTCTACTGTCCAACCAACCAGTGTGGATCTTATTTTCTCTGTAATCTGAAGCCTGCACAAGATTTTTACTAGTGTTAGTAGtttgtatttctttctttcactgcTTTTTTTAATGGTTGTTTTTAAAGATGGACAGGATTGAATAGTTAACAGGTGACAGTTTACATGCAAAAGATCGATCGTATAATCAACATTGGTACGAATCTCTCCTCGAATTTGAATCTCCTTCAGACCAAGCACCATATTTGCGATAGCTAGAGGCCTGGACTCTCCAAATGCAAAAACATGTCCTGAGATACAACTCAAGGGTTTTAGCAATAAATTTTCCTTTGACAAATAAAGATACATGCATGGGCATACTTATGTTTGTGATCTATTCTAGAAATATAGCCACTGTTCAGAATAACAAATTActaacagaaacagaaatatTCATTAGTTATATAGTTGATTCATTTGTAAGCTACAACATTAATGAGTCAAATTATTGGTGTTAAAAGGCCCCTGACCACCCCTTTCTTTGAAAATCTTCTAAAGCTACTCCAAGGtacaagtattttatatttttcccgATGCTTTTTAGTAGTGATGCAATTTTATTAGAAGAATAGAAATTGCTCAACATAATGGCCATAAAAGAGTAAGAATCGCTCGtgcaaaataatttaaaatgtacaggagctatttttttattatacattgTCAAACTTGCAGCACTCATTAATTAATACGTACCAAACTGAGAATCTGAGAATTCATGAATTCCTCCCCCAGACTGCAAATCACAATGTCAAGTACAATTCAGTCTGTGACTTCGAAGTTCAGTccacaaacaaataaacaataaaaattaccTTAACAGAGAAGTATGCCCACACATTTGGCTTGCTTTTAAAACTCAGCTCCTATGGAATGTGTATAACTTAGTACAGGATTATAGTAGACATAAAGAAACACCCAAAGTGAGACTGCTATGAAGCTTCTTGGCTAACCTGTACTTTCCCACTTGTTGGTTTAAAACCATCATCTGGGTCCTCACTTGTTACACGCACAGCTACACAATGACCTTTTGGTCTTGTAGATTCTGCCTTGTCAAAATCGAATGGAGTGGCAAGAGTAGATGTCTTCCTCCAAGCATCATATCCTCCACCATATTCCCTTCCATAAAATCGCCTTATCTCTGATTAAGGCACATAAACATAGAAGGTGAAAAAC encodes:
- the LOC121256731 gene encoding acetyl-CoA carboxylase 1-like isoform X1: MGTTTARDERSVVAMEVGSVSGFQRISTMAGVGHGNGYVNGAISIRSPATISEVDKFCYALGGKKPIHSILIANNGMAAVKFIRSVRTWAYETFGTEKGILLVAMATPEDMRINAEHIRIADKFVEVPGGTNNNNYANVQLIVETAEITHVDAVWPGWGHASENPELPDALNAKGIIFLGPPATSMAALGDKIGSSLIAQAAEVPTLSWSGSHVKIPSESCLVTIPDEIYREACVYTTEEAIASCQVVGYPAMIKASWGGGGKGIRKVHNDDEVRALFKQVQGEVPGSPIFIMKVASQSRHLEVQLLCDQHGNVAALHSRDCSVQRRHQKIIEEGPITIAPLETVKKLEQAARRLAKCVNYVGAATVEYLYSMDTGEYYFLELNPRLQVEHPVTEWIAEINLPAAQVAVGMGIPLWQIPEIRRFYGREYGGGYDAWRKTSTLATPFDFDKAESTRPKGHCVAVRVTSEDPDDGFKPTSGKVQELSFKSKPNVWAYFSVKSGGGIHEFSDSQFGHVFAFGESRPLAIANMVLGLKEIQIRGEIRTNVDYTIDLLHASDYRENKIHTGWLDSRIAMRVRAERPPWYLSVVGGSLLKASASSAAMVSDYVGYLEKGQIPPKHISLVHSQVSLNIEGSKYTIDMARGGPGSYRLRMNDSEIEAEIHTLRDGGLLMQLDGNSHVIYAEEEAAGTRLLIDGRTCLLQNDHDPSKLVAETPCKLLRYLVLDGSHIDADTPYAEVEVMKMCMPLLSPASGVIHFKMSEGQAMQAGELIARLDLDDPSAVRKAEPFHGSFPILGPPTAISGKVHQRCAASLNIAQMILAGYEHNIDEVVQNLLNCLDSPELPFLQWQECLAVLANRLPKELKNELESKYKQFEGTSSSQNVDFPAKLLRGALEAHLSSCPDKEKGAQERLVEPLLSLVRSYEGGRESHARVIVQSLFEEYLSVEELFSDNIQADVIERLRLQYKKDLLKVVDIVLSHQGVRSKNKLILQLLEQLVYPNPAAYRDTLIRFSVLNHTNYSELALKASQLLEQTKLSELRSSIARSLSELEMFTEDGENMDTPKRKSAINERMEDLVSAPLAVEDALIGLFDHSDHTLQRRVVETYVRRLYQPYLVKGSVRMQWHRSGLIASWEFLEEHIERKNGSEDQMSEQKLVEKHSERNWGAMVIIKSLQFLPSIIDAAIRETTHSLHEAVPNGLVEPANFGNMMHIALVGINNQMSLLQDSGDEDQAQERINKLAKILKEKEVGSSLRAAGVGVISCIIQRDEGRAPMRHSFPWSAEKLYFEEEPLLRHLEPPLSIYLELEKLKGYENIRYTPSRDRQWHLYTLVDKPLPIRRMFLRTLVRQSTSDEGTAYQQLDAETTRSQRAMSFTSRSILRSLMAAMEELELNTHNTTVKSDHAHMYLYILREQQIDDLVPYSKRVDIDAEAEESAVEAILKELAHEIHTSVGVRMHRLGVCEWEVKLWMASSRQANGAWRVVVTNVTGHTCTVHTYRELEDISTKRVIYHSVSSLGPLHGVPVNAQYQCLGVLDRKRLLARRSNTTYCYDFPLAFETALEQSWAVLSAGIKKPKDKVTLQVTELKFADQSGAWGTPLIPVERPPALNDVGMVAWFMELSTPEFPFGRKILVVANDVTFKAGSFGPKEDAFFLAVTDLACDKKIPLIYLAANSGARIGVADEVKACFKVGWSDESSPERGFQYVYLNPDDYARIRSSVIAHELKLANGETRWVIDTIVGKDDGLGVENLTGSGAIAGAYSRAYKETFTLTYVTGRTVGIGAYLARLGMRCIQRLDQPIILTGFSALNKLLGREVYSSHMQLGGPKIMATNGVVHLTVSHDLQGISAILNWLSYIPSHVGGALPILSSSDPPERAVEYLPENSCDPRGAIGGALDDSGKWMGGIFDKDSFVETLEGWARTVVTGRAKLGGIPVGIVAVETQTVMQVIPADPGQLDSHERVVPQAGQVWFPDSATKTAQALLDFNREELPLFILANWRGFSGGQRDLFEGILQAGSTIVENLRTYKQPVFVYIPRMGELRGGAWVVVDSRINSNHIEMYADRTAKGNVLEPEGMIEIKFRTKELLECMGRLDQQLINLKEKLLESRSSGAHGLVESLQQQIRAREKQLLPVYTQIATKFAELHDTSLRMAAKGVIREVVDWANSRSFFYRRLRRRIAEESLIKTLTDAGGDQLSHQCAMDLIKKWFVDFNIAVGREDAWVNDEVFFKWMDDPSNYEDKLKQLRVQKVLHQLTNIGDSISDLQAFPQGLAALLSKVEPTTRAQLVDELRKVLG
- the LOC121256731 gene encoding acetyl-CoA carboxylase 1-like isoform X2, which codes for MAGVGHGNGYVNGAISIRSPATISEVDKFCYALGGKKPIHSILIANNGMAAVKFIRSVRTWAYETFGTEKGILLVAMATPEDMRINAEHIRIADKFVEVPGGTNNNNYANVQLIVETAEITHVDAVWPGWGHASENPELPDALNAKGIIFLGPPATSMAALGDKIGSSLIAQAAEVPTLSWSGSHVKIPSESCLVTIPDEIYREACVYTTEEAIASCQVVGYPAMIKASWGGGGKGIRKVHNDDEVRALFKQVQGEVPGSPIFIMKVASQSRHLEVQLLCDQHGNVAALHSRDCSVQRRHQKIIEEGPITIAPLETVKKLEQAARRLAKCVNYVGAATVEYLYSMDTGEYYFLELNPRLQVEHPVTEWIAEINLPAAQVAVGMGIPLWQIPEIRRFYGREYGGGYDAWRKTSTLATPFDFDKAESTRPKGHCVAVRVTSEDPDDGFKPTSGKVQELSFKSKPNVWAYFSVKSGGGIHEFSDSQFGHVFAFGESRPLAIANMVLGLKEIQIRGEIRTNVDYTIDLLHASDYRENKIHTGWLDSRIAMRVRAERPPWYLSVVGGSLLKASASSAAMVSDYVGYLEKGQIPPKHISLVHSQVSLNIEGSKYTIDMARGGPGSYRLRMNDSEIEAEIHTLRDGGLLMQLDGNSHVIYAEEEAAGTRLLIDGRTCLLQNDHDPSKLVAETPCKLLRYLVLDGSHIDADTPYAEVEVMKMCMPLLSPASGVIHFKMSEGQAMQAGELIARLDLDDPSAVRKAEPFHGSFPILGPPTAISGKVHQRCAASLNIAQMILAGYEHNIDEVVQNLLNCLDSPELPFLQWQECLAVLANRLPKELKNELESKYKQFEGTSSSQNVDFPAKLLRGALEAHLSSCPDKEKGAQERLVEPLLSLVRSYEGGRESHARVIVQSLFEEYLSVEELFSDNIQADVIERLRLQYKKDLLKVVDIVLSHQGVRSKNKLILQLLEQLVYPNPAAYRDTLIRFSVLNHTNYSELALKASQLLEQTKLSELRSSIARSLSELEMFTEDGENMDTPKRKSAINERMEDLVSAPLAVEDALIGLFDHSDHTLQRRVVETYVRRLYQPYLVKGSVRMQWHRSGLIASWEFLEEHIERKNGSEDQMSEQKLVEKHSERNWGAMVIIKSLQFLPSIIDAAIRETTHSLHEAVPNGLVEPANFGNMMHIALVGINNQMSLLQDSGDEDQAQERINKLAKILKEKEVGSSLRAAGVGVISCIIQRDEGRAPMRHSFPWSAEKLYFEEEPLLRHLEPPLSIYLELEKLKGYENIRYTPSRDRQWHLYTLVDKPLPIRRMFLRTLVRQSTSDEGTAYQQLDAETTRSQRAMSFTSRSILRSLMAAMEELELNTHNTTVKSDHAHMYLYILREQQIDDLVPYSKRVDIDAEAEESAVEAILKELAHEIHTSVGVRMHRLGVCEWEVKLWMASSRQANGAWRVVVTNVTGHTCTVHTYRELEDISTKRVIYHSVSSLGPLHGVPVNAQYQCLGVLDRKRLLARRSNTTYCYDFPLAFETALEQSWAVLSAGIKKPKDKVTLQVTELKFADQSGAWGTPLIPVERPPALNDVGMVAWFMELSTPEFPFGRKILVVANDVTFKAGSFGPKEDAFFLAVTDLACDKKIPLIYLAANSGARIGVADEVKACFKVGWSDESSPERGFQYVYLNPDDYARIRSSVIAHELKLANGETRWVIDTIVGKDDGLGVENLTGSGAIAGAYSRAYKETFTLTYVTGRTVGIGAYLARLGMRCIQRLDQPIILTGFSALNKLLGREVYSSHMQLGGPKIMATNGVVHLTVSHDLQGISAILNWLSYIPSHVGGALPILSSSDPPERAVEYLPENSCDPRGAIGGALDDSGKWMGGIFDKDSFVETLEGWARTVVTGRAKLGGIPVGIVAVETQTVMQVIPADPGQLDSHERVVPQAGQVWFPDSATKTAQALLDFNREELPLFILANWRGFSGGQRDLFEGILQAGSTIVENLRTYKQPVFVYIPRMGELRGGAWVVVDSRINSNHIEMYADRTAKGNVLEPEGMIEIKFRTKELLECMGRLDQQLINLKEKLLESRSSGAHGLVESLQQQIRAREKQLLPVYTQIATKFAELHDTSLRMAAKGVIREVVDWANSRSFFYRRLRRRIAEESLIKTLTDAGGDQLSHQCAMDLIKKWFVDFNIAVGREDAWVNDEVFFKWMDDPSNYEDKLKQLRVQKVLHQLTNIGDSISDLQAFPQGLAALLSKVEPTTRAQLVDELRKVLG